From a region of the Spelaeicoccus albus genome:
- a CDS encoding FAD-binding and (Fe-S)-binding domain-containing protein yields the protein MSELLSAAPTYLDRLAGQGIDVETGARRLAEYSYDASNYRIKPSAVIFPRTPDDVVAVARECHAAGVPIVCRGGGTSMAGNAVGSGVVLEFSRHMNRVDDIDADALRARVQPGMVISALADAASAATGGALTFAPDPSSRTRATLGGAIANDACGNHSVRYGRTTDHVIALDLVTADGVRLTAERTGVRATDPGDGRAAARAAELTEQLTALRDENLADFRVELGRIQRQVSGYHLDHLLPEHGFDVARALVGTEGTCAIVVGATVRLVRSPAESKLFCLGYDDIVEAARDVELLREFDPSAIEGIDEAIVKTMRQLVGEDSVTGLPAGHAWLYVVLDGDDAARIDETGRAMMDRLEAAGHMREGLTIEDTGQRAQLWRVRTEGAGYAAHLYTGHEGWPGWEDTAVAPEKLADYLTDFRELLAEFNMPCVMYGHFGAGCMHTRLAFELRTDAGRLRMREFMEAAARLVVHHGGSLSGEHGDGRARSELLPIMYSSRLRAAFADFKRIWDPAGLLNPGTIVDPDSLDDNLALAGVPEREWRTSFHLEEMTHGHRVDPFVRAAQSCVGIGKCRTTSGGVMCPSYRATRDEKDSTRGRARVLQDMVRGASTPEEGWKSDEVRDVLDLCLSCKACSTDCPAGVDMATYKSEFFDHYYSGRVRPLSHYSLGWLPTWLKLAGKVAPLVNAVLATPAAKVAARAGGLTDKRRMPKFASSAALRRALGKSALGKSATNRHADTVLVIDSFTKGFRPHVAESARRVLGSAGRTVECNADACCGLTWISTGQLDKAKAQMRRAVKTLDDGTDRPVVVPEPSCAAAFKKDMPELVQTDASRRVAGRVRSFAAYVGELADGGFTPEWREGRAPEAVTVQTHCHEYSVFGAKTQERTLKSIGVGAVREATGCCGVAGNFGFEKEHFDVSVQVAEQALAPALRETGRQTPVLTDGFSCLMQVDYLEPNRVPLHLAELIDERTTDSGRRN from the coding sequence ATGAGCGAACTTCTTTCGGCAGCGCCCACGTACCTTGATCGGCTGGCCGGGCAGGGCATCGACGTCGAGACGGGCGCCCGCCGGCTCGCCGAGTACTCGTATGACGCGTCGAATTACCGGATCAAACCGTCCGCCGTGATCTTTCCCCGGACGCCGGACGACGTGGTGGCCGTCGCGCGCGAATGTCACGCCGCCGGCGTGCCCATCGTGTGCCGCGGCGGCGGCACGTCGATGGCCGGCAATGCCGTCGGCTCGGGCGTCGTGCTGGAATTCTCGCGCCATATGAACCGCGTCGATGACATCGACGCCGACGCCCTGAGGGCGCGCGTGCAGCCCGGGATGGTCATCTCGGCGCTGGCGGACGCGGCGTCGGCAGCCACCGGCGGCGCGCTCACGTTCGCCCCGGATCCGTCCAGCCGCACCCGCGCGACGCTGGGCGGCGCCATTGCCAACGACGCCTGCGGCAATCACTCGGTGCGTTACGGCCGCACCACCGACCACGTGATTGCGCTGGATCTGGTGACGGCGGACGGCGTCCGGCTCACTGCCGAGCGCACCGGCGTGCGCGCCACCGATCCGGGCGATGGCCGAGCCGCGGCGCGCGCAGCCGAGCTGACCGAGCAGCTGACTGCGCTGCGAGACGAGAATCTTGCCGACTTCCGGGTGGAACTCGGTCGGATTCAGCGCCAGGTGTCCGGATACCACCTGGACCATTTGCTTCCCGAGCACGGATTTGACGTGGCACGCGCACTTGTCGGCACGGAGGGCACCTGCGCCATAGTGGTCGGCGCCACGGTGCGGCTGGTGCGCTCGCCGGCCGAGAGCAAATTGTTTTGCCTGGGCTACGACGACATCGTCGAGGCCGCTCGCGACGTCGAGCTGCTTCGCGAATTCGACCCGTCGGCCATCGAGGGCATCGACGAGGCGATAGTGAAGACCATGCGCCAGCTGGTCGGCGAGGATTCGGTGACCGGGCTGCCGGCGGGCCACGCTTGGCTGTACGTCGTGCTCGACGGCGACGACGCCGCCCGCATTGACGAGACGGGGCGGGCCATGATGGACCGGCTCGAGGCGGCCGGGCACATGCGCGAGGGTCTCACCATCGAGGACACCGGGCAGCGCGCGCAGCTGTGGCGGGTGCGCACCGAGGGAGCCGGGTACGCCGCGCATCTCTACACCGGCCACGAGGGCTGGCCCGGCTGGGAGGACACGGCTGTCGCGCCGGAGAAGCTGGCCGACTATTTGACCGATTTCCGCGAACTGCTCGCCGAATTCAACATGCCGTGCGTCATGTACGGCCACTTCGGCGCCGGCTGCATGCATACCCGGCTGGCCTTCGAATTGCGCACGGACGCCGGGCGATTGCGGATGCGCGAATTCATGGAGGCAGCGGCCCGGCTCGTTGTGCACCACGGCGGATCGCTGTCGGGTGAACACGGTGACGGCCGTGCCCGCTCGGAGTTGTTGCCCATCATGTATTCGTCGCGGTTGCGCGCGGCGTTCGCGGATTTCAAGCGGATATGGGACCCGGCAGGCCTCCTGAACCCCGGGACCATCGTCGATCCGGACTCGCTCGATGACAACCTCGCCTTGGCCGGCGTTCCCGAACGCGAATGGCGCACCAGCTTCCATTTGGAGGAAATGACGCACGGCCACCGCGTGGATCCGTTCGTGCGCGCCGCGCAAAGTTGCGTGGGCATCGGAAAATGCCGGACGACGTCCGGCGGGGTCATGTGTCCGAGCTACCGGGCCACGCGTGACGAGAAGGACTCGACCCGCGGCCGCGCCCGAGTGCTGCAGGACATGGTGCGCGGCGCGTCCACGCCGGAAGAAGGCTGGAAGTCCGACGAGGTGCGCGATGTGCTCGACCTGTGCCTGTCGTGCAAGGCGTGCTCGACGGACTGCCCGGCCGGCGTCGACATGGCCACGTACAAGTCGGAATTCTTCGACCATTATTACTCCGGCAGGGTCCGCCCGCTTTCGCACTATTCGTTGGGATGGCTTCCGACGTGGCTGAAACTGGCAGGCAAGGTCGCGCCGCTGGTCAACGCCGTGCTCGCCACCCCCGCTGCCAAGGTCGCCGCGCGCGCCGGTGGGCTGACCGACAAGCGACGGATGCCGAAATTCGCGTCGTCCGCGGCATTGCGCCGTGCGCTGGGCAAATCGGCGCTGGGCAAATCGGCGACGAACCGTCATGCCGACACTGTGCTCGTGATCGACTCGTTCACCAAGGGCTTCCGCCCGCACGTGGCCGAATCGGCCAGACGGGTGCTCGGCTCGGCAGGGCGCACCGTCGAGTGCAACGCCGATGCGTGCTGCGGCCTGACGTGGATCTCGACGGGGCAGCTCGACAAGGCCAAGGCGCAGATGCGCCGTGCCGTCAAGACGCTGGACGACGGCACCGACAGGCCGGTCGTCGTGCCCGAGCCCAGTTGCGCGGCGGCCTTCAAAAAAGACATGCCCGAACTTGTGCAGACCGATGCGTCGCGCCGAGTGGCCGGCCGGGTGCGCAGCTTTGCGGCGTATGTCGGCGAACTGGCGGACGGTGGATTTACACCGGAGTGGCGCGAAGGGCGGGCGCCGGAAGCCGTCACCGTGCAAACGCATTGCCACGAGTACTCGGTGTTCGGGGCAAAGACGCAAGAACGCACGCTGAAGTCCATCGGGGTGGGTGCGGTGCGCGAGGCCACCGGCTGCTGCGGCGTAGCCGGCAACTTCGGGTTTGAAAAAGAACACTTCGACGTGTCGGTACAAGTCGCCGAACAAGCGCTCGCCCCGGCGCTGCGCGAGACCGGCCGGCAGACGCCGGTGCTCACCGACGGGTTCAGCTGTCTCATGCAGGTGGACTATCTCGAGCCGAATCGGGTGCCGTTGCATTTGGCCGAACTCATCGACGAGCGAACCACGGATTCCGGGAGGCGGAACTGA
- a CDS encoding GntR family transcriptional regulator: MGGIDVLSALEGRPTSVLIADQLRDRIIDGSFHPGEQVTEAQLAARLEVSRGPVREALQRLSQEGLLISHRNRGVFVLDLEPADVAEIYSARAAVELGAAEDILAGGDETIEAVSDALAGVLERMPAVVAASDWKSLSSLDLGFHQAFVAGANNSRLIRIYETLAAESRICMVNLEVSYPRADVLVSEHERIRDLLVARDHGELDRAIRAHMSSAVRDLTASMRAQQKSAGESAP, encoded by the coding sequence ATGGGCGGAATAGACGTTTTATCGGCCCTGGAAGGCAGGCCGACGTCGGTGCTGATCGCCGACCAGTTGCGCGATCGCATCATCGACGGTTCCTTCCACCCGGGAGAACAAGTCACCGAAGCCCAGCTGGCCGCCCGGCTCGAAGTGTCCCGCGGTCCGGTCCGCGAGGCCCTGCAACGGCTGAGCCAAGAAGGTCTGCTGATCAGCCACCGCAATCGCGGCGTCTTCGTCCTCGACCTCGAACCGGCCGACGTGGCCGAGATCTACTCGGCGCGCGCTGCCGTCGAACTCGGCGCGGCCGAAGACATCCTGGCCGGCGGCGACGAGACAATCGAAGCGGTGTCCGATGCGCTGGCCGGCGTGCTGGAACGAATGCCGGCAGTCGTGGCCGCCAGCGACTGGAAGTCGTTGTCGAGCCTCGACCTCGGATTCCATCAGGCGTTCGTTGCCGGCGCGAACAACTCGCGCTTGATCCGCATCTACGAAACGCTTGCCGCCGAATCACGTATTTGCATGGTCAATCTTGAGGTGTCGTATCCGCGTGCCGACGTGCTGGTATCCGAGCACGAACGCATTCGCGACTTGCTGGTGGCACGCGATCACGGAGAACTTGACCGGGCGATCCGCGCGCACATGTCCAGCGCCGTTCGGGACCTCACGGCGTCCATGCGGGCGCAGCAGAAATCGGCAGGGGAAAGCGCTCCGTGA
- a CDS encoding M24 family metallopeptidase, protein MTVDVPVPAMEITAGEYAARLDAVRHKMEKQALAALLITDPANLYYLTGYNAWSFYTPQVLFVPAEGDLIFFAREMDANGAFRTSRLPVDQIIGYPETYVHRPHVHPFDWVAYKLRKLGLIAAAASGYVGLEMDSQFFSPKAYRALFNAIPEWNFVDCFELVNWVRVIKSPAEIELMRAAGKVCTAAMNTAIEHVRVGARQCDVAAAISAAQMAGTSEFGGDYPAIVPMMPTGVEADTPHLTWNDRPFNAGQGVVIELAGVYRRYHTPLARTVMLGKPSEQLTNVADAVGEGMTAVLETVRPGVEARDLAKAWNWTLAKFGLEKPSRIGYSIGVGYPPDWGERTISLRTEDETVLAENMTFHLIGGMWMDNYGFELSESIRVTASGVEQFTGFPLELIIKED, encoded by the coding sequence ATGACGGTCGACGTTCCAGTGCCGGCCATGGAAATCACGGCCGGCGAATATGCGGCGCGGCTGGACGCCGTCCGGCACAAGATGGAAAAGCAGGCTCTGGCGGCGTTGCTCATCACCGATCCCGCCAATTTGTACTACCTGACCGGGTACAACGCGTGGTCGTTTTACACTCCGCAGGTCCTATTCGTGCCGGCCGAGGGTGACCTGATCTTCTTTGCCCGCGAAATGGACGCGAACGGCGCGTTCCGCACCAGTCGGCTGCCCGTGGACCAGATCATCGGCTATCCCGAGACCTACGTCCACCGTCCGCACGTGCACCCGTTCGACTGGGTGGCGTACAAACTGCGCAAACTCGGCCTGATCGCGGCGGCAGCGAGCGGCTACGTCGGCCTCGAAATGGATTCGCAGTTCTTCTCTCCCAAGGCCTACCGGGCACTCTTCAACGCCATCCCGGAATGGAATTTCGTCGATTGCTTCGAACTCGTCAACTGGGTGCGCGTGATCAAATCGCCGGCCGAGATCGAACTGATGCGTGCGGCCGGCAAGGTGTGCACGGCGGCCATGAACACGGCAATCGAACACGTGCGGGTCGGCGCCCGGCAATGTGATGTGGCGGCGGCCATCAGCGCCGCCCAAATGGCCGGCACGTCGGAATTCGGCGGCGACTATCCGGCGATAGTGCCAATGATGCCGACCGGCGTCGAAGCCGACACGCCGCACCTGACCTGGAACGATCGACCGTTCAACGCCGGTCAAGGAGTCGTCATCGAACTTGCCGGCGTGTACCGCCGCTATCACACGCCGCTTGCTCGCACGGTCATGCTGGGCAAGCCCTCGGAGCAGTTGACAAACGTGGCGGACGCCGTCGGCGAGGGCATGACTGCGGTGCTCGAGACCGTGCGCCCCGGCGTCGAGGCCCGAGATCTTGCCAAGGCGTGGAACTGGACGCTTGCGAAGTTCGGTCTGGAGAAACCGTCCCGCATCGGCTATTCGATAGGCGTTGGCTATCCGCCGGACTGGGGCGAACGCACCATCAGCTTGCGCACCGAGGACGAGACCGTCCTCGCCGAAAACATGACATTCCACCTGATCGGCGGAATGTGGATGGACAATTACGGATTCGAGTTGTCGGAATCGATTCGAGTGACGGCGTCCGGCGTCGAACAATTCACCGGATTCCCGCTCGAACTGATCATCAAGGAGGACTGA
- a CDS encoding PLP-dependent aminotransferase family protein has product MSQVRPPLAARTDNLVGSIIDSSTSLLAAQTHDIVSLAMGAPADDAVPLETFREIAGSSMEHSTLTYGASEGEPRLVRELLNYLSTTADPTSEDRIVITAGGMQGLDLACKLFVDPGDLVIIESPTYTNGSATALSYGADLLEVPVDTDGMVVEQLPDLVAKTGKTPTAIYTIPNFQNPSGTTLSEERRRRLIELAHEWGAVIIDDDPYGLLRFAGDDVPSFRSLSPNDPLIFSVRTFSKILAPGLRVGWVDVDPSLKQLIINAKQAMDTCTNVPAQHLVAEFIRRGGLDEHLAGLRSGYRERKNAMIGSIDKYLGDRVRTTDPDGGFFLWVTLQGDDKATSTQKLFETALAEGVAFIPGPALSPGGYFDDALRVCFASSTPERIDEGVKRLAAALDRAAGERA; this is encoded by the coding sequence ATGTCTCAAGTACGGCCGCCGTTGGCCGCCCGCACGGACAATCTGGTCGGATCGATCATTGATTCGTCCACATCGCTGCTGGCCGCGCAAACTCACGACATCGTCAGCTTGGCCATGGGCGCTCCGGCCGATGACGCCGTCCCGCTCGAGACGTTCCGCGAGATCGCCGGCAGCTCGATGGAGCACAGCACCTTGACGTACGGCGCCTCCGAGGGCGAGCCGCGGCTCGTGCGCGAGCTGTTGAATTACCTGTCCACCACGGCCGACCCGACCAGCGAGGACCGGATAGTCATCACGGCCGGCGGCATGCAGGGCCTCGACCTGGCCTGCAAACTGTTCGTCGATCCGGGCGATCTCGTGATCATCGAGAGCCCCACCTACACCAACGGCAGCGCAACGGCACTCAGTTACGGCGCCGATCTGCTTGAAGTGCCGGTCGACACCGACGGGATGGTCGTCGAGCAGCTGCCCGACCTGGTGGCGAAGACCGGCAAGACGCCGACCGCCATCTACACGATCCCGAACTTCCAAAACCCGTCCGGCACCACGCTGTCGGAAGAGCGGCGGCGCCGACTGATCGAGCTGGCGCACGAGTGGGGAGCCGTCATCATCGACGACGACCCGTACGGGCTCTTGCGGTTTGCCGGCGACGACGTGCCGAGCTTCCGGTCGCTCAGCCCGAACGATCCGCTCATCTTCTCGGTGCGCACATTCTCGAAGATCCTGGCGCCGGGCCTGCGCGTCGGATGGGTGGATGTCGATCCGTCCCTGAAGCAGCTGATCATCAACGCCAAGCAGGCGATGGACACGTGCACCAATGTGCCCGCCCAGCACCTGGTGGCCGAATTCATCCGCCGCGGCGGGCTCGACGAACACCTGGCCGGCCTGCGCAGCGGGTACCGGGAACGCAAGAACGCCATGATCGGCTCGATCGACAAATACCTGGGCGACCGGGTGCGCACCACCGATCCGGACGGCGGGTTCTTCCTCTGGGTGACGCTGCAGGGCGACGACAAGGCCACGTCGACGCAGAAACTGTTTGAAACGGCGCTGGCCGAAGGCGTCGCGTTCATTCCGGGCCCGGCCCTGTCCCCGGGCGGGTACTTCGACGACGCCCTGCGCGTGTGCTTCGCCTCGTCGACGCCCGAGCGTATCGACGAAGGCGTGAAAAGGCTGGCGGCGGCCCTCGACCGTGCGGCGGGCGAGCGTGCCTGA
- a CDS encoding M20 family metallopeptidase: MPEATRPDTAAAIAAGIDEAEIAGLACDLIAAASENPGGTEAHAVRVLAAACAERGLDVKTTDVAPGRPNLVARLPGGDSAGLAFLGHSDVVPAGPGWTRDPFGPEISGGRLYGRGSTDMKGGLASIVVAMGAIKNAGIELPGPIDLICTVDEEDADLGVRAYVEGVLAAPDGPPSYAACIVAEPTDLETVIACRGACNLVIDIGGVAAHAGRPQDGANAIDAAAKVIGLIRDDHERMTAAASGLLGSGTWNVGRIDGGHGTSIVADSCTIHVDRRLMPGESADGVRDRLADAIRQAGIDTGGITVTVDVEMEMPGFSTPPDHHLVTSAVAALADGAGITSEIGGWTAACDGGFIARDLGVPTIVLGPGGLNDQAHQPDESVAVDELVSAARAYTLLGCGTYFP; this comes from the coding sequence GTGCCTGAGGCCACGCGCCCCGACACTGCGGCGGCAATCGCCGCAGGCATCGATGAAGCGGAGATCGCCGGCCTGGCCTGCGACTTGATCGCTGCGGCCAGTGAGAATCCGGGCGGCACGGAAGCGCACGCCGTCCGCGTTCTTGCCGCGGCGTGCGCCGAGCGCGGTCTCGACGTCAAAACAACCGACGTCGCGCCGGGCCGGCCGAACCTGGTCGCGAGGTTGCCCGGCGGTGACTCTGCCGGCTTGGCGTTTCTCGGGCATTCGGACGTCGTGCCTGCGGGCCCGGGGTGGACGCGCGATCCGTTCGGCCCCGAGATCTCGGGCGGCAGGCTGTACGGCCGCGGGTCGACGGACATGAAGGGCGGCCTCGCCTCGATAGTGGTGGCCATGGGCGCGATCAAAAACGCCGGGATCGAGCTGCCCGGCCCGATCGACTTGATATGCACCGTTGACGAAGAAGACGCCGATCTCGGCGTGCGCGCGTACGTCGAGGGCGTGCTGGCCGCGCCGGACGGGCCGCCGTCCTACGCGGCGTGCATCGTGGCCGAGCCGACGGACTTGGAGACGGTCATCGCCTGCCGCGGTGCCTGCAATCTGGTTATCGACATCGGCGGTGTTGCCGCCCATGCCGGCCGCCCACAGGACGGCGCAAACGCCATCGACGCGGCAGCAAAGGTCATCGGGCTGATTCGGGACGACCACGAGCGGATGACTGCAGCGGCGTCCGGCCTCTTGGGGTCCGGCACGTGGAATGTGGGCCGGATCGACGGCGGTCACGGCACCTCGATAGTTGCCGACTCGTGCACTATTCACGTGGACCGGCGGCTGATGCCCGGCGAAAGCGCGGACGGCGTCCGGGACCGGCTGGCGGACGCGATCCGGCAAGCCGGCATCGACACGGGCGGCATCACGGTGACCGTCGATGTCGAGATGGAAATGCCCGGATTCTCCACCCCGCCGGACCATCACCTTGTCACGTCCGCGGTGGCGGCTTTGGCGGACGGCGCCGGCATCACCAGCGAGATCGGCGGGTGGACCGCGGCGTGCGACGGCGGGTTCATCGCCCGGGATCTCGGCGTGCCCACGATCGTGCTCGGGCCGGGAGGACTGAACGATCAGGCCCACCAACCGGACGAGTCCGTGGCGGTGGACGAATTGGTCAGCGCCGCGCGAGCTTATACGCTATTGGGCTGTGGCACGTACTTCCCCTGA
- a CDS encoding MFS transporter yields MTAESTTADRKKKPKKSKLPELTRVQDFTPEQRKTVRMSIVGSALGNAIEWFDYGVYGYLTVYISTVFFGGGTNALIFTFATFAVSFLVRPLGGIVLGPLGDRIGRQKVMVITIILMTVCTAAIGVLPTYNSVGILAPILLIVLRMIQGFSTGGEYGGAAVFMAEHAPDNRRGFFGSFLEFGTFSGATAAAILCTALELNFGDDGMLAGWWRLPFLCTLPLGLVALWIRTKLEDPDVFTEAAESNETESSAFSAFKDMVRSYWRQLLILMGFVALLNVAYYLVLTYMPTFLGKTLHYGLFEATGTLVIVQLIIMGLIPFMGRLSDKIGRKPLLITAAAGYIILPVPAVMLMRQGSFGSMFIGLGILGLLLVVLVGSVSSTLPALFPTHVRYTGFAIGYNVSTALFAGTASTIVESLVEKTGNTLMPGFYLMVFGVIGLAAILCMRETAGRSLRGTDPPGEDDEERVAQGQIPIGYTNID; encoded by the coding sequence ATGACGGCAGAATCCACTACTGCTGACCGCAAGAAGAAGCCAAAGAAGAGCAAGCTTCCCGAGCTGACGAGAGTTCAGGACTTCACTCCCGAACAGCGCAAAACGGTACGCATGTCGATCGTCGGCTCGGCGCTCGGCAACGCCATCGAATGGTTCGACTACGGGGTTTACGGCTATCTGACGGTTTACATCTCGACCGTGTTCTTTGGCGGCGGGACAAACGCGCTGATCTTCACCTTTGCCACCTTCGCCGTGTCGTTCCTGGTGCGCCCGCTCGGTGGTATCGTTCTCGGACCGTTGGGTGACCGGATCGGGCGGCAAAAGGTCATGGTCATCACCATCATTTTGATGACGGTGTGTACCGCCGCGATCGGCGTCCTTCCCACTTACAATTCCGTCGGCATTTTGGCGCCGATCCTGCTGATCGTCTTGCGGATGATTCAGGGCTTTTCGACGGGCGGCGAGTACGGCGGCGCCGCGGTGTTCATGGCCGAACATGCCCCGGACAACCGGCGTGGCTTCTTTGGCTCCTTCCTTGAATTCGGCACGTTCTCCGGGGCGACAGCCGCGGCGATCTTGTGCACGGCTCTGGAGTTGAACTTCGGTGACGACGGAATGTTGGCGGGCTGGTGGCGCTTGCCGTTCCTGTGCACGCTGCCGCTCGGCCTTGTCGCGCTGTGGATCCGCACCAAGCTGGAAGACCCGGACGTGTTCACCGAGGCCGCCGAGAGCAATGAGACGGAGTCGTCGGCCTTCAGCGCGTTCAAGGACATGGTGCGCAGCTACTGGCGCCAGCTGCTCATCCTGATGGGCTTCGTGGCGTTGCTCAATGTTGCGTACTATTTGGTACTGACCTACATGCCCACGTTCTTGGGTAAGACGCTCCACTACGGCTTGTTTGAGGCGACAGGGACCCTGGTGATCGTCCAGCTGATCATCATGGGGCTGATCCCGTTCATGGGCCGGCTTTCCGACAAGATCGGACGCAAGCCGCTGCTCATTACGGCTGCGGCCGGCTACATCATCCTCCCGGTCCCGGCCGTCATGCTAATGCGGCAAGGCTCGTTCGGATCCATGTTCATCGGCCTGGGGATCCTCGGCCTGTTGCTGGTCGTGCTGGTGGGCTCGGTGTCCTCGACGCTGCCGGCGCTCTTCCCCACGCACGTACGGTATACGGGCTTTGCAATCGGCTACAACGTGTCCACCGCGCTGTTTGCCGGCACCGCCAGCACGATAGTGGAATCGCTCGTGGAGAAGACCGGGAACACGCTGATGCCGGGCTTCTACCTGATGGTCTTTGGCGTCATCGGGCTTGCCGCGATCTTGTGCATGCGAGAAACCGCCGGCCGGTCATTGCGCGGCACCGATCCGCCCGGCGAGGATGATGAAGAGCGTGTGGCCCAAGGACAGATCCCGATCGGCTACACGAATATCGACTAG
- a CDS encoding D-2-hydroxyacid dehydrogenase — translation MSDKPVVAVLYANELPPGRERLEAMAAVRYATVDGLADAVDGADALFLWDFFSTAVKDVWDRAGSLKWIHVAAAGVDKLMFDELADSDVVVTNSGGIFDRPIAEFVLGSMLSFAKDMPLSFRLQSQKVWRHRETERLDDKSAVIVGTGAIGREIARLLAAVDVSVAGAGRTARSGDEDFGEVYESARLAEYAGDFDYVIVVAPLTPATRNLVDADVLAAMKPTARLINVGRGESVDADALADALSGESIAGAALDVFSPEPLPESSPLWEMDNVLVSPHMSGDAVGWLERLSDLFAANLDRYCRDAELVNIVDKRLGFVPR, via the coding sequence ATGAGCGACAAGCCGGTAGTCGCCGTCCTGTATGCCAACGAGCTGCCCCCGGGCCGCGAGAGGCTCGAGGCGATGGCCGCCGTCCGATATGCCACGGTGGACGGCCTGGCCGACGCAGTTGACGGCGCGGATGCACTGTTCTTGTGGGACTTCTTCTCGACCGCAGTCAAGGATGTCTGGGATCGCGCCGGATCGCTGAAATGGATCCACGTGGCTGCGGCCGGCGTCGACAAGCTCATGTTCGACGAGCTTGCCGACTCGGATGTCGTCGTGACGAATTCCGGGGGCATCTTCGACCGGCCGATCGCCGAGTTCGTGCTGGGCAGCATGCTCTCGTTCGCCAAGGACATGCCGCTGTCATTTCGGCTGCAGTCGCAAAAGGTGTGGCGGCACCGCGAGACCGAACGCCTCGACGACAAGAGCGCCGTGATCGTCGGCACCGGCGCCATCGGACGCGAGATCGCCCGGTTGCTGGCGGCCGTCGACGTGTCGGTGGCCGGAGCAGGCCGCACGGCGCGCAGCGGTGACGAGGACTTCGGCGAGGTGTACGAATCGGCCCGGCTTGCCGAATATGCCGGCGACTTCGACTACGTCATTGTCGTGGCCCCGCTGACGCCCGCGACGCGGAACTTGGTCGACGCCGACGTTTTGGCGGCCATGAAGCCCACGGCGCGGCTGATCAACGTCGGCCGCGGCGAATCGGTGGACGCCGATGCGCTCGCCGACGCGTTGAGCGGCGAATCGATCGCCGGAGCGGCGCTTGACGTGTTCAGTCCCGAACCGTTGCCGGAATCCAGCCCGCTGTGGGAAATGGACAACGTGCTGGTGTCGCCGCACATGTCCGGTGACGCCGTCGGCTGGCTGGAACGGCTTTCCGACCTGTTTGCCGCCAACCTAGACCGGTATTGCCGGGATGCGGAACTCGTGAACATCGTCGACAAACGCCTGGGCTTCGTCCCCCGGTGA
- a CDS encoding GntR family transcriptional regulator: MMTRPGIEPLIRESTPSIIARKLRRAVGDGVLAPGAQLSEASLARELGVSRGPLREAMQRLTQEGLLKSIRNRGIFVATFTEAGIRDMYVARAAIERAAAAVIMQTDPEGAGAALREVINAADVAPSEDAVREADFRFHVLLVELSGSAHLIRMHHTLITETQMCITALADTYPDVDVRLPEHRDIAAEISAGRGDEVDRLIVAHMDDGIHRLAPGQDGVPGPVPLRRAVDGCPVTRE, encoded by the coding sequence ATGATGACACGACCCGGTATTGAACCCTTGATCCGCGAATCCACTCCGTCCATCATTGCGCGCAAGTTGCGACGAGCGGTCGGGGACGGCGTGCTGGCGCCGGGCGCGCAATTGTCCGAAGCATCACTTGCTCGGGAACTGGGCGTCAGCCGCGGGCCACTGCGTGAAGCAATGCAACGCTTGACCCAGGAAGGCCTGCTGAAGTCCATCCGTAATCGGGGAATCTTCGTTGCCACGTTCACCGAGGCCGGCATTCGCGACATGTACGTGGCACGGGCGGCCATTGAACGGGCGGCTGCCGCCGTCATCATGCAAACGGACCCGGAAGGTGCCGGCGCGGCGCTGCGCGAAGTCATCAACGCTGCGGACGTCGCGCCCTCCGAGGACGCCGTGCGCGAGGCCGATTTCCGGTTTCACGTACTGCTCGTCGAGCTCTCGGGCAGCGCACATCTCATTCGTATGCACCACACGCTCATCACCGAGACCCAAATGTGTATCACCGCACTGGCGGACACCTATCCGGACGTCGACGTCCGCTTGCCCGAGCACCGGGATATCGCTGCGGAAATTTCCGCCGGCCGTGGTGATGAGGTGGACAGGCTGATCGTTGCGCATATGGACGACGGCATCCACCGGCTCGCGCCCGGCCAAGACGGCGTCCCCGGCCCCGTCCCCCTTCGCCGAGCGGTGGATGGATGCCCGGTTACTCGCGAGTAA